One Oncorhynchus mykiss isolate Arlee unplaced genomic scaffold, USDA_OmykA_1.1 un_scaffold_308, whole genome shotgun sequence DNA segment encodes these proteins:
- the LOC118950499 gene encoding uncharacterized protein LOC118950499 isoform X2, which produces MDKSDDLNAECLGNVIRLSVAPLFEEVDAVFNDTQIINLTPGLATQCGFSFKFDPMGNAMFFASLQNCFSQNMDDKMFSLVMQFRLPGNHMTEDPVYRVGKTCSYTPWTSREILCDRNYMEVSVRRTLPDIQTVPEQTTGGPKAKSGNFRRGAEAVASGYKMTAVVFSPSKNVMNVDEVQRKGYAIANTPTRLVLRSPHNAEETYLQNVAGVPMRVLSTSTFFEQKWLVTRVDATAVCPTPEAVAFTPEVITWYMPKHIDPLFSSDAFTMLEVYMGIDAKRLDTEEMAARNYSVLVTEAHIIVEIPVGAVGGYFKSHIQDDQYFVTYTIEPMLELLWIEEVAHEDTSYKVLFPITTPLMARPPQVRNYTPLDTVPEQAVFVLELGTFNLDVELLNITFPTMVLTVAECNARGFNVREQRSPDNTLKTFRLEVPFSDPVVFKERRAEQGVTTFTLQLIYGLVIFPEYAPFSHSAVVDAVLLDIVPPSVTGNCDQENFHITVDYRNQEPFFVVLVGKRLLNHEFAQQYLTEGDTDFTITLPFSSPDAVFESVHSSSVRSRLDVALLNPYNNMTIKYFSLACSFLKTLTECFSNGTMTALAVKVESAPGLNPGQLTLSDPACGPTYSDDRVAYFHFTVNSCGTTRKFINNVMLYENEISLPDELEVKRNATTSSGEEYQLKVSCYYVANITRTLAFLTRPRDNEPFAATGTGRLMVRMRLAQDASYNTFHQEEDYPVVRYLRQPLHFEVALTTSSDPKVALVLDHCWATLNEDRDSRPRWNLIINGCENPEDPYRVVFHPVVADARVHFPPHVKRFEAYMFSFAEDALEPSGQVFVHCDVVICDASSPSGGPCSGQCVNQDNPKRGQRHVKDLFEERHLYVSSGYILWV; this is translated from the exons ATGGATAAAAGCG ATGACCTCAACGCTGAATGCCTTGGTAACGTTATTCGTTTGAGTGTCGCTCCTCTTTTTGAAGAGGTTGATGCTGTCTTCA atGACACACAAATCATAAACCTGACGCCTGGCCTTGCTACTCAGTGTGGATTCAGCTTTAAATTTGACCCCATGGGGAATGCCATGTTTTTTGCTTCTCTTCAAAACTGCTTTTCCCAAAACATG GATGATAAGATGTTCAGCTTGGTCATGCAGTTCAGGCTGCCAGGAAACCACATGACTGAAGACCCTGTGTATAGAGTGGGAAAAACTTGTAGCTACACCCCCTGGACCTCCCGAGAGATTCTGTGTGACCGCAACTACATGGAG GTGTCTGTCAGAAGGACTCTTCCAGACATCCAAACCGTCCCCGAACAGACCACTGGGGGCCCGAAAGCAAAGAGCGGCAACTTCCGTAGAGGAGCTGAG GCTGTTGCTTCAGGATACAAAATGACAGCAGTCGTCTTTAGTCCTAGCAAGAATGTCATGAATGTGGATGAGGTCCAAAGAAAGGGCTATGCAATAGCCAACACTCCCACACGGCTGGTGTTAAGAAGCCCTCATAATGCAGAAGAGACATACCTCCAGAAT GTAGCTGGGGTTCCGATGCGGGTGCTCTCAACCTCAACCTTCTTTGAGCAGAAGTGGCTGGTTACTCGAGTAGATGCCACAGCTGTTTGTCCAACACCAG AGGCAGTGGCCTTTACTCCAGAAGTGATCACCTGGTACATGCCCAAGCACATAGACCCACTTTTCTCCTCTGATGCCTTCACCATGTTGGAGGTGTACATGGGAATTGACGCTAAGAGGCTGGACACTGAGGAAATGGCTGCCAGAAACTACTCTGTTTTAGTCACAGAGGCTCATATTATTGTTGAAATTCCGGTGGGGGCGGTTGGCGGCTATTTCAAG AGCCATATTCAGGATGACCAGTACTTTGTCACTTACACCATTGAGCCCATGCTTGAGTTGCTGTGGATCGAGGAGGTCGCACACGAGGACACCAGCTATAAAGTCCTCTTCCCTATCACAACACCTCTGATGGCCAGGCCTCCACAAGTTCGCAACT ACACTCCCTTAGACACAGTTCCTGAGCAGGCAGTGTTTGTGCTTGAGTTGGGGACCTTCAACCTTGATGTGGAGCTGCTGAACATCACCTTTCCCACCATGGTGCTAACTGTTGCAGAGTGCAACGCCAGGGGTTTCAATGTTCGGGAGCAGAGATCCCCGGACAACACCTTGAAGACCTTCAGGCTGGAGGTGCCCTTCTCAGACCCGGTGGTCTTTAAGGAG AGAAGGGCGGAACAAGGTGTCACAACCTTCACTCTTCAGCTGATCTACGGCCTGGTCATCTTTCCAGAGTACGCgcctttctctcactctgccgTTGTGGACGCTGTACTGCTGGACATTG TGCCACCTTCAGTCACTGGCAACTGTGATCAGGAGAACTTCCACATcactgtggactacaggaaccAAGAGCCCTTTTTTGTGGTCTTGGTTGGCAAGCGGCTGCTTAACCATGAGTTtgctcaacagtatttaacagagGGCGACACAGACTTCACCATCACGTTGCCCTTCTCTTCGCCGGACGCAGTGTTTGAG TCAGTTCACTCGTCCTCTGTCAGGAGCAGACTGGATGTGGCTCTGTTGAATCCTTACAACAACATGACCATCAAATACTTTTCCCTGGCTTGCAGCTTCCTCAAAACGCTGACTG AGTGTTTCTCTAACGGAACGATGACTGCGCTGGCGGTGAAGGTGGAGTCTGCTCCCGGTCTGAACCCCGGTCAGCTGACCCTGAGCGACCCCGCCTGTGGTCCCACCTACAGTGACGATCGCGTCGCCTACTTCCACTTCACTGTGAACTCCTGTGGCACCACCAGGAAG TTTATCAACAATGTCATGCTGTATGAGAACGAAATCTCCTTGCCAGATGAACTTGAGGTGAAGCGGAATGCCACGACGTCTTCAGGGGAGGAATATCA GTTAAAGGTTTCCTGCTACTATGTGGCCAACATCACTCGCACATTGGCCTTCCTGACCAGGCCGCGTGACAACGAGCCTTTTGCCGCGACTGGGACGGGTCGGCTAATGGTCAGAATGAGACTCGCTCAGG ACGCCTCGTATAACACGTTCCACCAGGAGGAGGACTATCCAGTGGTGAGGTACCTGAGACAGCCTCTGCACTTTGAGGTGGCGCTGACCACGTCCTCTGATCCCAAGGTAGCGCTGGTGCTTGACCACTGCTGGGCCACCCTCAACGAAGACCGCGACTCCCGACCCCGGTGGAATCTCATCATTAATGG CTGTGAGAACCCCGAGGATCCATACCGTGTTGTCTTCCACCCGGTGGTAGCTGACGCCAGGGTCCACTTCCCCCCTCACGTCAAACGCTTTGAGGCCTATATGTTTTCCTTCGCTGAGGATGCGCTTGAGCCGAGTGGCCAG GTCTTTGTCCATTGTGATGTGGTCATCTGTGATGCCAGTAGTCCGTCTGGCGGCCCCTGTAGTGGACAATGTGTGAATCAGGACAACCCGAAAAGAG GTCAACGACATGTCAAAGACCTCTTTGAGGAGCGTCATTTATATGTTTCTTCTGGATACATTCTTTGGGTGTAA
- the LOC118950499 gene encoding uncharacterized protein LOC118950499 isoform X1 yields the protein MIIFLSSGLFCLLMAAVGIQAQQPHSINDLNAECLGNVIRLSVAPLFEEVDAVFNDTQIINLTPGLATQCGFSFKFDPMGNAMFFASLQNCFSQNMDDKMFSLVMQFRLPGNHMTEDPVYRVGKTCSYTPWTSREILCDRNYMEVSVRRTLPDIQTVPEQTTGGPKAKSGNFRRGAEAVASGYKMTAVVFSPSKNVMNVDEVQRKGYAIANTPTRLVLRSPHNAEETYLQNVAGVPMRVLSTSTFFEQKWLVTRVDATAVCPTPEAVAFTPEVITWYMPKHIDPLFSSDAFTMLEVYMGIDAKRLDTEEMAARNYSVLVTEAHIIVEIPVGAVGGYFKSHIQDDQYFVTYTIEPMLELLWIEEVAHEDTSYKVLFPITTPLMARPPQVRNYTPLDTVPEQAVFVLELGTFNLDVELLNITFPTMVLTVAECNARGFNVREQRSPDNTLKTFRLEVPFSDPVVFKERRAEQGVTTFTLQLIYGLVIFPEYAPFSHSAVVDAVLLDIVPPSVTGNCDQENFHITVDYRNQEPFFVVLVGKRLLNHEFAQQYLTEGDTDFTITLPFSSPDAVFESVHSSSVRSRLDVALLNPYNNMTIKYFSLACSFLKTLTECFSNGTMTALAVKVESAPGLNPGQLTLSDPACGPTYSDDRVAYFHFTVNSCGTTRKFINNVMLYENEISLPDELEVKRNATTSSGEEYQLKVSCYYVANITRTLAFLTRPRDNEPFAATGTGRLMVRMRLAQDASYNTFHQEEDYPVVRYLRQPLHFEVALTTSSDPKVALVLDHCWATLNEDRDSRPRWNLIINGCENPEDPYRVVFHPVVADARVHFPPHVKRFEAYMFSFAEDALEPSGQVFVHCDVVICDASSPSGGPCSGQCVNQDNPKRGQRHVKDLFEERHLYVSSGYILWV from the exons ATGATTATTTTCCTTAGCTCAGG GTTGTTTTGCCTATTGATGGCAGCTGTGGGCATACAAGCACAACAGCCACATTCTATAA ATGACCTCAACGCTGAATGCCTTGGTAACGTTATTCGTTTGAGTGTCGCTCCTCTTTTTGAAGAGGTTGATGCTGTCTTCA atGACACACAAATCATAAACCTGACGCCTGGCCTTGCTACTCAGTGTGGATTCAGCTTTAAATTTGACCCCATGGGGAATGCCATGTTTTTTGCTTCTCTTCAAAACTGCTTTTCCCAAAACATG GATGATAAGATGTTCAGCTTGGTCATGCAGTTCAGGCTGCCAGGAAACCACATGACTGAAGACCCTGTGTATAGAGTGGGAAAAACTTGTAGCTACACCCCCTGGACCTCCCGAGAGATTCTGTGTGACCGCAACTACATGGAG GTGTCTGTCAGAAGGACTCTTCCAGACATCCAAACCGTCCCCGAACAGACCACTGGGGGCCCGAAAGCAAAGAGCGGCAACTTCCGTAGAGGAGCTGAG GCTGTTGCTTCAGGATACAAAATGACAGCAGTCGTCTTTAGTCCTAGCAAGAATGTCATGAATGTGGATGAGGTCCAAAGAAAGGGCTATGCAATAGCCAACACTCCCACACGGCTGGTGTTAAGAAGCCCTCATAATGCAGAAGAGACATACCTCCAGAAT GTAGCTGGGGTTCCGATGCGGGTGCTCTCAACCTCAACCTTCTTTGAGCAGAAGTGGCTGGTTACTCGAGTAGATGCCACAGCTGTTTGTCCAACACCAG AGGCAGTGGCCTTTACTCCAGAAGTGATCACCTGGTACATGCCCAAGCACATAGACCCACTTTTCTCCTCTGATGCCTTCACCATGTTGGAGGTGTACATGGGAATTGACGCTAAGAGGCTGGACACTGAGGAAATGGCTGCCAGAAACTACTCTGTTTTAGTCACAGAGGCTCATATTATTGTTGAAATTCCGGTGGGGGCGGTTGGCGGCTATTTCAAG AGCCATATTCAGGATGACCAGTACTTTGTCACTTACACCATTGAGCCCATGCTTGAGTTGCTGTGGATCGAGGAGGTCGCACACGAGGACACCAGCTATAAAGTCCTCTTCCCTATCACAACACCTCTGATGGCCAGGCCTCCACAAGTTCGCAACT ACACTCCCTTAGACACAGTTCCTGAGCAGGCAGTGTTTGTGCTTGAGTTGGGGACCTTCAACCTTGATGTGGAGCTGCTGAACATCACCTTTCCCACCATGGTGCTAACTGTTGCAGAGTGCAACGCCAGGGGTTTCAATGTTCGGGAGCAGAGATCCCCGGACAACACCTTGAAGACCTTCAGGCTGGAGGTGCCCTTCTCAGACCCGGTGGTCTTTAAGGAG AGAAGGGCGGAACAAGGTGTCACAACCTTCACTCTTCAGCTGATCTACGGCCTGGTCATCTTTCCAGAGTACGCgcctttctctcactctgccgTTGTGGACGCTGTACTGCTGGACATTG TGCCACCTTCAGTCACTGGCAACTGTGATCAGGAGAACTTCCACATcactgtggactacaggaaccAAGAGCCCTTTTTTGTGGTCTTGGTTGGCAAGCGGCTGCTTAACCATGAGTTtgctcaacagtatttaacagagGGCGACACAGACTTCACCATCACGTTGCCCTTCTCTTCGCCGGACGCAGTGTTTGAG TCAGTTCACTCGTCCTCTGTCAGGAGCAGACTGGATGTGGCTCTGTTGAATCCTTACAACAACATGACCATCAAATACTTTTCCCTGGCTTGCAGCTTCCTCAAAACGCTGACTG AGTGTTTCTCTAACGGAACGATGACTGCGCTGGCGGTGAAGGTGGAGTCTGCTCCCGGTCTGAACCCCGGTCAGCTGACCCTGAGCGACCCCGCCTGTGGTCCCACCTACAGTGACGATCGCGTCGCCTACTTCCACTTCACTGTGAACTCCTGTGGCACCACCAGGAAG TTTATCAACAATGTCATGCTGTATGAGAACGAAATCTCCTTGCCAGATGAACTTGAGGTGAAGCGGAATGCCACGACGTCTTCAGGGGAGGAATATCA GTTAAAGGTTTCCTGCTACTATGTGGCCAACATCACTCGCACATTGGCCTTCCTGACCAGGCCGCGTGACAACGAGCCTTTTGCCGCGACTGGGACGGGTCGGCTAATGGTCAGAATGAGACTCGCTCAGG ACGCCTCGTATAACACGTTCCACCAGGAGGAGGACTATCCAGTGGTGAGGTACCTGAGACAGCCTCTGCACTTTGAGGTGGCGCTGACCACGTCCTCTGATCCCAAGGTAGCGCTGGTGCTTGACCACTGCTGGGCCACCCTCAACGAAGACCGCGACTCCCGACCCCGGTGGAATCTCATCATTAATGG CTGTGAGAACCCCGAGGATCCATACCGTGTTGTCTTCCACCCGGTGGTAGCTGACGCCAGGGTCCACTTCCCCCCTCACGTCAAACGCTTTGAGGCCTATATGTTTTCCTTCGCTGAGGATGCGCTTGAGCCGAGTGGCCAG GTCTTTGTCCATTGTGATGTGGTCATCTGTGATGCCAGTAGTCCGTCTGGCGGCCCCTGTAGTGGACAATGTGTGAATCAGGACAACCCGAAAAGAG GTCAACGACATGTCAAAGACCTCTTTGAGGAGCGTCATTTATATGTTTCTTCTGGATACATTCTTTGGGTGTAA
- the LOC118950499 gene encoding uncharacterized protein LOC118950499 isoform X3, translating into MGNAMFFASLQNCFSQNMDDKMFSLVMQFRLPGNHMTEDPVYRVGKTCSYTPWTSREILCDRNYMEVSVRRTLPDIQTVPEQTTGGPKAKSGNFRRGAEAVASGYKMTAVVFSPSKNVMNVDEVQRKGYAIANTPTRLVLRSPHNAEETYLQNVAGVPMRVLSTSTFFEQKWLVTRVDATAVCPTPEAVAFTPEVITWYMPKHIDPLFSSDAFTMLEVYMGIDAKRLDTEEMAARNYSVLVTEAHIIVEIPVGAVGGYFKSHIQDDQYFVTYTIEPMLELLWIEEVAHEDTSYKVLFPITTPLMARPPQVRNYTPLDTVPEQAVFVLELGTFNLDVELLNITFPTMVLTVAECNARGFNVREQRSPDNTLKTFRLEVPFSDPVVFKERRAEQGVTTFTLQLIYGLVIFPEYAPFSHSAVVDAVLLDIVPPSVTGNCDQENFHITVDYRNQEPFFVVLVGKRLLNHEFAQQYLTEGDTDFTITLPFSSPDAVFESVHSSSVRSRLDVALLNPYNNMTIKYFSLACSFLKTLTECFSNGTMTALAVKVESAPGLNPGQLTLSDPACGPTYSDDRVAYFHFTVNSCGTTRKFINNVMLYENEISLPDELEVKRNATTSSGEEYQLKVSCYYVANITRTLAFLTRPRDNEPFAATGTGRLMVRMRLAQDASYNTFHQEEDYPVVRYLRQPLHFEVALTTSSDPKVALVLDHCWATLNEDRDSRPRWNLIINGCENPEDPYRVVFHPVVADARVHFPPHVKRFEAYMFSFAEDALEPSGQVFVHCDVVICDASSPSGGPCSGQCVNQDNPKRGQRHVKDLFEERHLYVSSGYILWV; encoded by the exons ATGGGGAATGCCATGTTTTTTGCTTCTCTTCAAAACTGCTTTTCCCAAAACATG GATGATAAGATGTTCAGCTTGGTCATGCAGTTCAGGCTGCCAGGAAACCACATGACTGAAGACCCTGTGTATAGAGTGGGAAAAACTTGTAGCTACACCCCCTGGACCTCCCGAGAGATTCTGTGTGACCGCAACTACATGGAG GTGTCTGTCAGAAGGACTCTTCCAGACATCCAAACCGTCCCCGAACAGACCACTGGGGGCCCGAAAGCAAAGAGCGGCAACTTCCGTAGAGGAGCTGAG GCTGTTGCTTCAGGATACAAAATGACAGCAGTCGTCTTTAGTCCTAGCAAGAATGTCATGAATGTGGATGAGGTCCAAAGAAAGGGCTATGCAATAGCCAACACTCCCACACGGCTGGTGTTAAGAAGCCCTCATAATGCAGAAGAGACATACCTCCAGAAT GTAGCTGGGGTTCCGATGCGGGTGCTCTCAACCTCAACCTTCTTTGAGCAGAAGTGGCTGGTTACTCGAGTAGATGCCACAGCTGTTTGTCCAACACCAG AGGCAGTGGCCTTTACTCCAGAAGTGATCACCTGGTACATGCCCAAGCACATAGACCCACTTTTCTCCTCTGATGCCTTCACCATGTTGGAGGTGTACATGGGAATTGACGCTAAGAGGCTGGACACTGAGGAAATGGCTGCCAGAAACTACTCTGTTTTAGTCACAGAGGCTCATATTATTGTTGAAATTCCGGTGGGGGCGGTTGGCGGCTATTTCAAG AGCCATATTCAGGATGACCAGTACTTTGTCACTTACACCATTGAGCCCATGCTTGAGTTGCTGTGGATCGAGGAGGTCGCACACGAGGACACCAGCTATAAAGTCCTCTTCCCTATCACAACACCTCTGATGGCCAGGCCTCCACAAGTTCGCAACT ACACTCCCTTAGACACAGTTCCTGAGCAGGCAGTGTTTGTGCTTGAGTTGGGGACCTTCAACCTTGATGTGGAGCTGCTGAACATCACCTTTCCCACCATGGTGCTAACTGTTGCAGAGTGCAACGCCAGGGGTTTCAATGTTCGGGAGCAGAGATCCCCGGACAACACCTTGAAGACCTTCAGGCTGGAGGTGCCCTTCTCAGACCCGGTGGTCTTTAAGGAG AGAAGGGCGGAACAAGGTGTCACAACCTTCACTCTTCAGCTGATCTACGGCCTGGTCATCTTTCCAGAGTACGCgcctttctctcactctgccgTTGTGGACGCTGTACTGCTGGACATTG TGCCACCTTCAGTCACTGGCAACTGTGATCAGGAGAACTTCCACATcactgtggactacaggaaccAAGAGCCCTTTTTTGTGGTCTTGGTTGGCAAGCGGCTGCTTAACCATGAGTTtgctcaacagtatttaacagagGGCGACACAGACTTCACCATCACGTTGCCCTTCTCTTCGCCGGACGCAGTGTTTGAG TCAGTTCACTCGTCCTCTGTCAGGAGCAGACTGGATGTGGCTCTGTTGAATCCTTACAACAACATGACCATCAAATACTTTTCCCTGGCTTGCAGCTTCCTCAAAACGCTGACTG AGTGTTTCTCTAACGGAACGATGACTGCGCTGGCGGTGAAGGTGGAGTCTGCTCCCGGTCTGAACCCCGGTCAGCTGACCCTGAGCGACCCCGCCTGTGGTCCCACCTACAGTGACGATCGCGTCGCCTACTTCCACTTCACTGTGAACTCCTGTGGCACCACCAGGAAG TTTATCAACAATGTCATGCTGTATGAGAACGAAATCTCCTTGCCAGATGAACTTGAGGTGAAGCGGAATGCCACGACGTCTTCAGGGGAGGAATATCA GTTAAAGGTTTCCTGCTACTATGTGGCCAACATCACTCGCACATTGGCCTTCCTGACCAGGCCGCGTGACAACGAGCCTTTTGCCGCGACTGGGACGGGTCGGCTAATGGTCAGAATGAGACTCGCTCAGG ACGCCTCGTATAACACGTTCCACCAGGAGGAGGACTATCCAGTGGTGAGGTACCTGAGACAGCCTCTGCACTTTGAGGTGGCGCTGACCACGTCCTCTGATCCCAAGGTAGCGCTGGTGCTTGACCACTGCTGGGCCACCCTCAACGAAGACCGCGACTCCCGACCCCGGTGGAATCTCATCATTAATGG CTGTGAGAACCCCGAGGATCCATACCGTGTTGTCTTCCACCCGGTGGTAGCTGACGCCAGGGTCCACTTCCCCCCTCACGTCAAACGCTTTGAGGCCTATATGTTTTCCTTCGCTGAGGATGCGCTTGAGCCGAGTGGCCAG GTCTTTGTCCATTGTGATGTGGTCATCTGTGATGCCAGTAGTCCGTCTGGCGGCCCCTGTAGTGGACAATGTGTGAATCAGGACAACCCGAAAAGAG GTCAACGACATGTCAAAGACCTCTTTGAGGAGCGTCATTTATATGTTTCTTCTGGATACATTCTTTGGGTGTAA
- the LOC118950496 gene encoding zona pellucida sperm-binding protein 2-like, protein MLYENEISLKSSEEEYQLKVSCYYVVNITRTLAFLTRLRDNEPFAETGTGRLMVRMRLAQDASYNTFHQEEDYPVVRYLRQPLHFEVELTRSSDPKVALVLDHCWATLNEDRGSRPRWNLIING, encoded by the exons ATGCTGTATGAGAACGAAATCTCATTGAAGTCTTCAGAGGAGGAATATCA GTTAAAGGTTTCCTGCTACTATGTGGTCAACATCACTCGCACATTGGCCTTCCTGACCAGGCTGCGTGACAACGAGCCTTTTGCAGAGACTGGGACTGGTCGACTAATGGTCAGAATGAGACTCGCTCAGG ACGCCTCGTATAACACGTTCCACCAGGAGGAGGACTATCCAGTGGTGAGGTACCTGAGACAGCCTCTGCACTTTGAGGTGGAGCTGACCAGGTCCTCTGACCCCAAGGTAGCGCTGGTGCTTGACCACTGCTGGGCCACCCTCAACGAGGACCGCGGCTCCCGACCCCGTTGGAATCTCATCATTAATGGGTAA